A genomic region of Stenotrophomonas sp. NA06056 contains the following coding sequences:
- a CDS encoding response regulator transcription factor: MTEPLPPIGVLVVDDHPLLRDGLAALLGTHADLRLLGEAADGEEALARYQQLQPDVVLMDLQMPRMDGVEAIVRIRALDPRARIIVLTTYRGDVRAVRALQAGASAYLLKDTLRHELVDTIRMVASGRRAPIPAEVAASIAAHVVEDRLSPRETEVLRHVASGLSNKRIGERMQISEQTVKAHMKSLMDKLGVGDRTHAVTQALRRGIISLDDTGQE, translated from the coding sequence ATGACTGAACCCCTTCCTCCCATCGGCGTGCTGGTGGTTGATGACCACCCCCTGCTGCGCGATGGCCTGGCGGCATTGCTGGGCACACACGCAGACCTGCGCCTGCTGGGTGAGGCCGCCGACGGCGAAGAGGCACTCGCCCGCTACCAACAGCTGCAACCGGATGTAGTGCTGATGGACCTGCAGATGCCGCGCATGGACGGCGTGGAAGCGATCGTGCGGATCCGCGCGCTTGATCCACGGGCCCGCATCATCGTGCTGACGACCTATCGTGGCGATGTACGCGCGGTGCGTGCGCTGCAGGCTGGCGCCAGCGCCTACCTGTTGAAGGACACGCTTCGCCACGAGCTGGTGGACACCATACGCATGGTGGCCAGCGGCCGGCGCGCACCGATACCGGCAGAGGTGGCGGCCAGCATCGCCGCGCATGTCGTGGAAGACCGGCTGTCGCCGCGCGAAACCGAAGTGCTGCGCCACGTAGCCAGCGGTCTATCGAACAAGCGCATCGGCGAACGCATGCAGATTTCCGAGCAGACGGTGAAGGCGCACATGAAGAGCCTGATGGACAAGCTGGGTGTCGGCGATCGCACCCACGCCGTCACCCAGGCCCTGCGCCGCGGGATCATCAGCCTGGATGACACCGGCCAGGAGTGA
- a CDS encoding sensor histidine kinase: protein MSAMRGHILPLPRRLPALLSCLLLLIALPVRAAQHPVISEGMPGYQHTAWRVGQGAPGDIWDIAQDREGMLWLATGSGLYRFDGRRFERQAAPAGTRFPSTNMVTLGLDSDNDDLWIGYFQAGISQFSEQRLRSFGRAQGVPVGVVPRFAHDRNGRLWAAVNGGLRWFDGQRWQVPAADAGVPQRRVQWVLQDSHGTFWVLADLHIWKRPAGKTAFENTGIMVSQMATLAESPQGEIWLADRIRGTSPLANAKGLLPPSDREARRLPDLVASRLQFTADGALWATMSPNGGVTRVTFDSQQAVRIERFDTPQGLTATSAVPVIADREGNLWVGTNLGLNRFRARSVQTLAVGPSDPYRSLVRGSDGRVYGYGEDLKLFDLQRPLLAESAAQLQAAAQRAPTPVWQFDWINLARTVGGHTTRIPLPAPFTGQPLHALLLAGDDQAWVCAGEQAVLQYAHDRWRRETRLPEQACSSLARDGNGALLLGYSDGTLRRLDSASITTFGAAQGLSVGPITALLQHDDLLLVAGEAGLAARIGNGRFLPVRTNTTGILEGITGMVADAQGRLWLNGSRGLVRLEIATLRSALRDGQPIAPRLFDAVDGMPGIALQSGPIPTAVLAADGLLWLATNQGLAWLDTLQPHIDTMAPGVRIGDVLYGTTQVPLREGMRLPAGTSQLQIDYVALSLARPERNRYRYRLSGVDEGWQDAGGSTRAYYTNLAPGHYRFEVEAANEDGIWSRAPASRTFRIAPTFLQSVWFKLLCVVLVLTVLMLAIRIRSSQLAMLFRARLQERNGERERIARDLHDTLLQGSQGLILRLHAISQSIQTPEPVRTQLEAAMQLAERNLAEGRERVNALRDGSFAGRDLASALADVHAEYAGQGTNPLRLTMEGSPPTLRTDAAEEVFLIGREAIRNALRHAQASAIEVELSYGTRCFLLHVRDDGVGIADEDAGRGHWGMQGMRERAQRLGAELQLWTRPGLGTEVALSVPARRLYHRPPSRWRWPWSRPTHD, encoded by the coding sequence ATGAGCGCCATGCGTGGCCACATCCTCCCTCTCCCGCGTCGCCTGCCGGCGCTGCTGTCGTGCCTGCTGTTGCTGATCGCCCTGCCCGTGCGAGCTGCGCAGCACCCGGTGATCAGCGAGGGCATGCCCGGTTACCAGCACACTGCATGGCGGGTGGGTCAAGGGGCACCCGGCGATATCTGGGACATCGCCCAGGATCGTGAGGGCATGCTGTGGCTGGCAACCGGCTCGGGCCTGTACCGCTTCGACGGTCGCCGTTTCGAACGCCAGGCGGCACCGGCTGGCACCCGATTCCCCTCCACCAACATGGTCACGCTCGGCCTCGACAGCGACAACGACGACCTGTGGATCGGCTATTTCCAGGCAGGCATCAGCCAGTTCTCCGAGCAGCGACTGCGCAGCTTCGGGCGTGCGCAGGGCGTACCGGTGGGCGTGGTCCCACGCTTTGCGCATGACCGCAACGGACGCCTGTGGGCGGCCGTCAATGGCGGCCTGCGCTGGTTCGACGGGCAGCGCTGGCAGGTTCCGGCGGCCGATGCAGGCGTGCCACAACGTCGTGTGCAATGGGTACTGCAGGACAGCCACGGCACCTTCTGGGTGCTGGCCGACCTGCATATCTGGAAACGCCCAGCGGGAAAGACCGCCTTTGAAAACACCGGCATCATGGTCTCGCAGATGGCGACCCTGGCGGAAAGCCCACAGGGCGAGATATGGCTGGCCGACCGCATCCGCGGCACCTCGCCATTGGCCAACGCGAAGGGGCTGCTGCCCCCCAGCGACCGTGAAGCCCGCCGCTTGCCAGACCTGGTGGCCTCGCGGCTGCAGTTCACCGCCGATGGCGCACTGTGGGCCACGATGAGCCCTAACGGTGGCGTCACCCGCGTCACCTTCGATAGCCAGCAGGCCGTGCGCATCGAACGCTTCGACACCCCACAGGGCCTCACCGCGACCTCGGCGGTGCCGGTCATCGCCGACCGCGAAGGCAATCTGTGGGTCGGCACCAATCTCGGCCTCAACCGTTTCCGCGCGCGCAGCGTGCAGACACTTGCCGTCGGCCCCAGCGATCCTTACCGCTCCCTGGTACGCGGCAGCGACGGCCGCGTGTACGGCTATGGCGAAGACTTGAAGCTGTTCGACCTGCAGCGCCCGCTGCTTGCCGAAAGCGCGGCGCAGTTGCAGGCGGCCGCCCAACGAGCACCCACTCCCGTCTGGCAGTTCGACTGGATCAACCTGGCGCGCACGGTCGGCGGCCACACCACGCGCATTCCCCTGCCCGCACCCTTCACCGGCCAGCCCCTGCATGCCCTGCTGCTTGCCGGTGACGACCAGGCCTGGGTATGCGCCGGTGAGCAGGCGGTGCTGCAGTATGCGCATGACCGCTGGCGACGCGAGACTCGGCTGCCCGAACAGGCCTGTTCATCGCTGGCGCGCGACGGCAATGGAGCGCTGCTGCTGGGCTATTCCGACGGCACGCTGCGCCGCCTGGATAGTGCATCGATCACCACCTTCGGCGCGGCACAGGGCCTGTCGGTCGGCCCGATAACCGCGCTGCTGCAGCATGATGATCTACTGCTTGTTGCCGGTGAGGCGGGGCTGGCCGCGCGCATCGGCAACGGCCGCTTCCTGCCCGTGCGCACCAACACCACCGGCATCCTCGAAGGCATTACCGGCATGGTCGCCGATGCCCAGGGGCGGCTCTGGCTCAACGGCAGCCGCGGCTTGGTGCGGCTCGAGATCGCCACCCTTCGCAGTGCGCTGCGCGACGGTCAGCCGATCGCTCCGCGCCTGTTCGATGCCGTCGATGGCATGCCTGGCATTGCCCTGCAGAGCGGCCCCATCCCGACCGCCGTGCTGGCCGCCGACGGCCTGCTGTGGCTGGCCACCAACCAGGGCCTGGCGTGGCTGGACACTCTGCAGCCGCACATCGACACCATGGCCCCGGGGGTGCGCATCGGCGACGTGCTGTATGGCACCACCCAGGTCCCGTTGCGGGAGGGAATGCGCTTGCCAGCCGGAACTTCCCAGTTGCAGATCGACTATGTCGCGCTGTCGCTGGCGCGGCCTGAGCGCAACCGCTACCGCTACCGCCTGTCCGGCGTGGACGAAGGCTGGCAGGACGCCGGTGGCAGTACGCGTGCGTACTACACCAATCTGGCCCCAGGTCATTACCGTTTCGAGGTGGAGGCCGCCAATGAAGACGGTATCTGGAGCCGCGCGCCAGCCAGCCGCACCTTCCGCATCGCGCCCACGTTCCTGCAGAGCGTCTGGTTCAAGCTGTTGTGCGTAGTGCTGGTGCTCACCGTGCTGATGTTGGCCATCCGCATCCGCAGCAGCCAGCTCGCGATGCTGTTCCGCGCGCGCCTGCAGGAGCGCAACGGCGAACGCGAACGCATCGCCCGCGACCTGCACGACACCCTGCTGCAGGGCAGCCAGGGGCTCATCCTGCGGCTGCACGCCATCAGCCAGTCCATACAGACACCTGAGCCGGTGCGTACCCAGCTGGAGGCGGCGATGCAGCTGGCCGAGCGGAATCTTGCCGAAGGCCGGGAACGGGTCAACGCACTACGCGACGGATCGTTTGCCGGTCGCGACCTTGCCTCGGCGCTGGCCGATGTGCACGCCGAATACGCCGGCCAAGGCACCAACCCCCTGCGCCTGACCATGGAAGGCAGCCCCCCGACGCTGCGGACCGATGCCGCTGAAGAAGTGTTCCTGATCGGACGCGAGGCCATCCGCAACGCGCTGCGGCACGCCCAGGCCAGCGCCATCGAAGTGGAGCTGTCCTACGGCACCCGCTGCTTCCTGCTGCATGTACGAGATGATGGCGTCGGCATTGCAGACGAGGATGCCGGCCGCGGTCATTGGGGCATGCAGGGCATGCGCGAGCGCGCACAGCGGCTCGGCGCGGAACTGCAGTTGTGGACCCGCCCGGGCCTGGGCACCGAAGTTGCGCTGTCCGTACCGGCCCGTCGCCTGTATCACCGCCCTCCATCGCGCTGGCGGTGGCCCTGGAGCAGACCCACCCATGACTGA